The Rhinolophus sinicus isolate RSC01 linkage group LG07, ASM3656204v1, whole genome shotgun sequence genomic interval TTTCTGAGGATAACAGTTCTTCTAAATCAGATAACAGATGGTTGTGACTCAGTCAGTgttagtttgtatttcttttaatttttattattagtttactGCTTTCAGCAGCTGACATGACGAATTAAAACCGTTTTAAAAGAATGGTGACTAGAGCGCTAGTGGGTAACGAAGACATGTTGGCCAGCATAAACGCTACTTGCAGAAAGGTAATTTTTGGTGCTAGTTTATCAGATTCAGTTACAGGAACATGCGTCAGCACTTGCTGTACTCCGGGGCCCAGGAAGATGCCAGGATGTGGTGCGCTGGACATTCAGCCACAGCCCTGCTTTGTTCCCACTGGCCTAACTGGGCATCTCCAGCTTCTGCGGCCCTATTGTGGCAACAGCCCCTAGAGGTTCCCTGCCGTGtcccagcccagggtcccaggCCCTCAGACTCTGTGCCTCATGACATGGCAGGGTACCCTAAGTGAAGAAGTATCCCGTTGAGCCCTGATTTGGCCTAACCTCTGGCTCACGAATCTTCTTTTGGGCCTCATAGGCCATTCCCTTTGAACCTGTCGTATAGGTGTGCCAGCGGGGACACTCAGTATGGAGTCCGTCCCTTGGGTGTCCCTTTGAGGAGTAGCCCCTTGTAGAGAGGAGATGGCTGTGTAGTTGCTGCCCTGAGCACTCATGTCGGTCACATGACCATTTTCTTAGCGTAAGGTCCATCTTGCATGACTcgtaaactccttgagggcagggccaaTGTCAGGTTTCCCTCAGCGTTGTGGTGAAATGAAGAGCGTGGGCCAGCCTGTGTTTGCATCCTGTTAGCCGTGTGGCCCTGGGCCACTTCCTCAACCCTCTCAAGCCTCGGTGTCCCCATCTGTGCAGTGACGGTAGCCACCTATAGGGCTCTGTGTGGGTTACAACACCCACGTGATGCTCAGTAATTGATTGCAGTGCGTGAGAATCGGTGTGCGTTAAATACCTACTGAGAATCCTGTCTGGTTTTACTTCTGTCCTTCTACTGACTTACTGACTCAAGCCGCAGTTTTCTCTATATTCACGTTTGCACGgttaataaatatgtgtaaattaGGGGAAACAATGGAAACATGCTAACTTGTAGGTCCCTGGCAGCACACCATGTCTCTTAAGTTGGCTTGTGTATTACAGAACCTGAATACAGGACTATGTCaaacttttctttgttctcctgaAACTCTCAACACGGTGCCTGGTTGcatagaacaacaacaaatagttcttgaatatttcattaaaataaaggtTCAAGTGCGAAGTTAGCATTTCATGGCGGGATCAGCGTATTTTGTTCATGCGTTCAAGTGGAGACCTGATATGTAAGTTTAAATTGTGCCCTTAGGTCGCTGCAGCCCAAGACCTGGTCCTGTCGATCTTAACTGCCTTCAATATCCTTGTTTTCAGCGTGAAATCATGTGAACACAAGGAAAGGGCTCAGAGATTGGCAGCTGTTTTTGTTGATGTTGTGGAACATTTTGGTGGAGGGGACATAAACCAATAGAATATCCAGTTTCTGTTACCAGCAAGTATTCTAAAGATGGAATGCAGGTGTGGAACCtggcagcacccccacccccgttgACCTTGACCCTCTCTGAAGCACCGAAAGACTCATCTCTGAGTCATGGTCTTCTGCCAGGGCAACGAGTCCCAGCCCAAGAGCCACAGAGCAGGGAGACAGGACGTGTATCGGACGTGTTGCCTGAGTCTGCTGCCgccaggcaggggtggggcaggttGGCTCCCCATCTATGAAAGGAGAAGAGTGCTTTGGGTGAAAAGCACTACTTTGGGGTTTCCTGGGAGGCAATACGGTATGTTGGGAAGGAAACCTATTAGGAGGCTGGGGGATTCCTGGATTCTAGGCCTCGCTCTGCTTCTAAGTCAACACCTGGGACTTAtatcccttctctgagcctcagtttctcctctataAAGTGAGGTTGGAGTGCATGGTTTTAAGGGTCTTTCTGGCTATAAAAATCCTGTTTAAAACAGGTTCTTGGTAAGGAGACAGGGCTGGTATGAAGGGCTTCTCAAATCCTGTTTTTGTCATTTATGAACCAGAAAATGACAGATGGCGAGACCTGGACAGGAAATGCCCTCTTCAGATTGACCAGCCGAGTGCCAGCATCTGGGAATGCCTGCCTGAGAAGTGTCAGGACGGTGCTCTGTGGCACCGGGAGGCAGCGACTGCCTGTGCGGTCACCAACCTGATCAAAGACCTCAGCCTCAGCGACCACAATGGGAACCCCTCCGCGCCCCCCAGCAAGCGCCAGTGCCGGTCGCTGTCCTTTTCCGATGAAATGTCCAGCTGCCGGACATCATGGAGGCCCTTGGGGTCCAAAGTCTGGACTCCGGTGGAAAAGCGACGATGCTACAGCGGGGGCAGCGTCCAGCGCTACTCCAGCGGCTTTGGCACCATGCAGAGAAGCTCCAGCTTCAGCCTCCCCTCCCGGGCCAATGTGCTCTCCTCCCCCTACGACCCGGCGGGATTTCACCACCGGTTTGGAGGCCCGCCCTGCCAAGGGGCGCCTGGCTCGGCCACCTGTGGACAGGCAGGCGACATTTGGAGCCCCGACCTGAATCCCATAGGAGGGGGCCGGCTTGACATGCAGCGGTCGCTCTCCTGCTCGCACGAGCAGTTTTCCTTTGCGGAGTACTGTGCGCCCTCAGCCAGCAGCACCCCTGCCTCAACACCAGAGCTGGCCAGGCGCTCCAGTGGGCTCTCCCGCAGCCGCTCCCAGCCGTGTGTCCTTAACGACAAGAAGGTCGGTGTTAAACGGCGACGCCCTGAAGAGGTGCAGGAGCAGAGGCCTTCCCTAGACCTCGCCAAGATGGCACAGGTAAGAACCCCGGCCACACGGAAGGTGCGTATTGGAGCCTCGGCTGGTCCTGGCCCATCCCGGGCAAGTGAGGTGCCAGTTGCAGGAGCTCCCAGGAGTTAACGTCCTTGTATTTTTAAGTCCTACTCAAACAAAGAGGAggtctgtttttgtgtgtgtgtctatgtctctccttttaaaatcagaaatgttctGTCCCTGTGAACGCACTGCAAGTGGTACAAAAGTAGACAGATG includes:
- the FAM53B gene encoding protein FAM53B, whose translation is MVMILRQSLSNQGPDSIARKTFNSELHTPKKMSHGPTLFSCGIMENDRWRDLDRKCPLQIDQPSASIWECLPEKCQDGALWHREAATACAVTNLIKDLSLSDHNGNPSAPPSKRQCRSLSFSDEMSSCRTSWRPLGSKVWTPVEKRRCYSGGSVQRYSSGFGTMQRSSSFSLPSRANVLSSPYDPAGFHHRFGGPPCQGAPGSATCGQAGDIWSPDLNPIGGGRLDMQRSLSCSHEQFSFAEYCAPSASSTPASTPELARRSSGLSRSRSQPCVLNDKKVGVKRRRPEEVQEQRPSLDLAKMAQNCQTFSSLSCLSAGMEDCGPHSPFTLHVSSTRSWTALLSASASGPGGRTPAGTPVPEPLPASFDDPLACKEELCCEDSDGCGPDEVCGRNGEPAMAWRDRGAPGNSPCSLDGELDIEQIENN